GGATCACCGCTGATCCCGACCGCGCCTTATGCTTGCTCACCGCCGCCTTGAGTTCCCGGTAGGCGAGAAACTGCAGGCGCCGGTCGATACTGAGTTTCAGTTCCTTGCCGGGGAAGGGACTGCGGATATTCTCCACCTGCTCAACCACGCGCCCCTTGCCATCCTTGATCACCCGCTTTGCACCGGCACTGCCGCTGAGCCACTCATCGTATGCCAGCTCTATCCCCTCCTGCCCCTGGTCATCGATATTGGTGAAGCCGACGATGTGCGACATCACCTCACCACTTGGATAGAAACGACGGTACTCGGAAAGCAGGTCGATCCCATCCAGCTCAAGGGCGTCCACCCGCTCTGCAATGTCGGGATTGACACGCCTTTTGAGATAGACAAACCCACGTTCACTGGAGAGTAACCTGCGCAGGCGATCAGGATCGAGATTCAGGGTCGATGCTAGCGCACCGATGGTTTCGCTGTCGCCCTTGATGACCTTCGGGTTGGCGGCCACGCTTTTAACCGGAGTACTGATTGCCAGCGGCTCTCCATTGCGGTCTGCGATCATGCCCCGGCTGGCACTGACCGTCATGGTGCGCAGGTAGCGCATCTCACCCTGTTCCTGCAGAAAGGCGGTCTCAAACACCTGACGATCGACGGATCGCCAGATCAGAGCAGCGAAGGCCAGTCCGATCACCACAAGCACAGTGATGCGCCGGGCGCGATAACTCGGTAGCCTGATGACTTCGGCCTGGTGGTTCTTTCTCTTCTTTCCGCCCGCCATGATTAGCGCCTGATCACTACAACTTCATCAAATTGGGGCAGATGCATTTTCAGTCTGTCCCGTGCCCTTTTTTCCACTTCCGAATGAGTCGCCAGGGTGCTCTCTTCCAATTGCAGACGCCCCCATTCGATACCGATACGCTCCCTCTCCGCCTGTAGCTCCTGCAACACTACGAAATGTTTGCGGCTTAGGTATTTGCTGTAGACAACAGCTATCGCCGATGCCAGCACCGCTGCCATCAATATCGCAAACAGTATGTGTCCGGTACGACTCAAGAGAGTCGCTCCGCAACACGCAGCACCGCACTTCGAGCCCGCGGATTGGCTGCGGTTTCATCATCATCCGGCCGTACCGCCTTACCCACCAGACGCAGACGAGGCTGCATACTGTCCCGGGTGACCGGCACTCCCGGGGGATACCGATCGCCTTTCGCCTGATCACGCATGAAGCGCTTTACGATCCGATCCTCCAGTGAGTGAAAACTGATCACCACCAATCGACCGCCGATCGCCAATACATCGATTACCGACTGCAGTGCCCTCTGCAGCGCATCCAACTCGCTGTTGATGTAGATGCGTATCCCCTGAAAACTGCGTGTCGCCGGGTGCTTGCTCTTTTCCCATGCGGGATTTGCCCTGCTCACAATTTCCGCCAATTGCAGCGTCGATGTAATAGGGTTTTGTGTTCTCGTTTCAACGATGGCCCGCGCAATCCGCTTCGCATGGCGCTCTTCGCCATAGGCTTTCAAGACCTCTGCGATCTGTTTCATCTCGGCCTGAGCCAACCACTCGGCCGCCGAGATGCCACTATCGGGATCCATACGCATATCCAAAGGCCCATCCTTAGTGAAACTGAATCCGCGCTCAGCCTGATCCAACTGGGGGGAGGAGACCCCCAGGTCCAGCAGGATGCCGTTGACCCTTCCCATCAGCCCAGCCTGTTCAGACACCTCGGCCAGCATGGCGAAGCTCTCCTGTACGATTCGAAAGCGAGCATCCTGACCAAACGTCTTCCTGCCAAAAGCCACCGCGTCCGGATCCCTGTCGATAGCCAGTAACCGCCCCCGTTCACCCAACGCATGCAAAATCTGACGACTGTGCCCGCCTCGACCGAAGGTAGCATCAACATAGATACCGGCCGGATCGATCTTCAGCGCCTCAATCGAGGGCTGAAGCAGCACTGAATCGTGGGCCTGCTTCATCAGATCGAGAGTGACTTGAACTCTTCCGGTAAATCGAGCTTGTTGATATCCACCTTCGCCAACTGAGCCTCCTGCCGGCTGTTCCAAGCTGTCTCGTCCCACAACTCAAACTTGTTTATTTGACCCACCAGGGCAACCTTTTTGTTGAGGTCGGCAAATCGTCGCAACTCCTGTGGAAGCAGGATCCTGCCCTGGCTGTCCATATCGATTTCATGTGCGTTACCGATATAGAGCCGCTGCAGAAACCGCGCGGTCTCATCAAATGACGGCAGCGACCTGAGCTTCTCTTCAATCTCGAGCCAGGTGGGTTTGGGATAGATCAGCAGGCAGTGATCCTTGTCGACGGTGATCACCAACTCGGCACTACAGGCAGCCACAAGCTGTTCGCGATACTTTGTCGGTATCGCAAGCCGCCCCTTGGCATCCAGATTGAGTGATGAAATCCCGCGAAACAAGTCAGCGCCCCTTTGATGGATCGATTTTCCCTAATTTTCCACATTCTTCCACTTCAACCCATATTAGGACCCCATACACTACCTTGTCAAGGTAAAGAACGTGAAAACTCTTTGCTGCTCAGTGGCTTAGGCGAGCAATTAAAAGCACTGACAAGAACCGGCTAACCACTTTAAATACAGCAATATGACATTCAAACCTAAAGTGATTTATTAAGAAATGGGGATGAATCCCCCCAGAGAGTGGAGGAATGTGGAGATAAAAGCGGGAGTCAGCCTGTAAGCCGGGTTCTGTCGTGGACAGCCATTCATCTGGGATGTGTGTCACCACACACCTCAAGCAACCTACCCAGGGACAGTGTGGGCCGCACTCGATATGCACCAAGGCACATCCGTCCCTCTATTTGGTCTTGCTCCGGGTGGGGTTTACCCTGCCAGCGCTGTTACCAGCGTTGCGGTGCGCTCTTACCGCACCATTTCACCCTTACCAACAGCCTGAGCCGATGGCGGTATGTTTTCTGTGGCACTTTCCGTAGGCTTGCGCCCCCCAGGCGTTACCTGGCACCCAGCCCGTCGGAGCCCGGACTTTCCTCTGCATCATGTTCGACACAGCAGCTGTCCGGCTGACTCCCTGGCTTCACTTTAGGGGTAAATCGCCCGCCTGACAAGCCACCTCTACATAACTCAAATCCACAGCTCAAAACATATATCCTTGTTTGAATTGCGAATTCGCAATGCAGCCGCTTAAAAAAAAGCCTAGTCTGCCGACATCATAGGTGATGGCCTACGCACCTCAAAGGCATCGGCTTTGGCTTGAAGTTGTAACGGTATACCGAGAGTAGTTGAGAGGTAAAACCATGAAAATGCCAAATAATCCCCTGCTATCCATCGATACACTTGTCCTGGCTGCGGCGAGTATCTGGGCGGTATTTGTGCTGATCAGTCTTATCGTCTGACCCAACACAACCCCACCGTCCCACTCTCGATCGATAAGGAATGACTTGTCGATGGATGGTCACTGCACCGTTAATTCACCTCCTCCGCCCGCAAAGACCTCAAGCACCAGGACGTTCGAGATCTCAGTACCATACCCGCAACAACGCGACATCAAGCGTTGAGATGGCAACGATTTCTCCTCATTTGTTAGCAATTTCCGCTACACTACGCAGATAAAAGCGTCTTCTACGAATAATTGACATCTATCCGAAAAGGGACCCAGGGCACCAAGCGGAAGACCGATGGCGACACACCATCACTTGGCGTTTCCGGATGGCGCATAAAAGGCAGCTCCCGACCAGTCACATGACAGACAAACGAAGTAGCGACAAATCCGGCACCACCCCCAATAAACCGCCCAAGCGGCCAGCCCGGGACTATTCAACTCTACCGCAACGGCCGATCACGCTGAAACATAGCAAAAAAAAGAAGTCGGCCAGTAAAACAAAAAAGAGCAGCGCCAACAAAATGCCATCTCCTGCCTCCAAGAAAAAGGCCCCACCTAAAAAAGCTGTACCACGAGTGAAAAAAAAGCCCGCCAATCAGTGGCTGCTGAAAGGGATAGCCGAAACTACCCGGCAATATGCCCAAGAGGAAGCCAATCGTCAGGGTGTTTCTATCGGAGAATGGATAGAGCGTTTGATTTTGAGCAGCCAGCGGTCAGCGACCAGCAGCCAGCACGTACCTGACGAATCACAGACAGATGACCAGCGGGAAGAGATCACCGAGGTCTTACACGCCATAGAGCAGCGCCTGGACAAGATCGAAGAGCAGAAGGGGTTCTGGAGGCGGTTCTGGGAGCAGGTAAAGGAACAGGCCAAGCCTTAAACAAAGGTTATACACTCATCGCCCTGTTCAGGGTGAAAGTCTTGACCCCTGTTCTACATCAACCCTCAAGTCGAAAACACACGAACCTGATACGGAGCCAATGACACCCTGACCGATCCCCCATCGTTGCGTTCCGGTAACGTGTGCTGTTGCGGCGGCGCAATCTCCTCGATTATATCCAGATCCATCCAGTGCCACGGCAAATTATAACGGCTGTACGACTGTGGCCCGAGGTTGCCGATTACAACAACCTGACCAGCGGAACCAAGTGTTGCACCTCGTGTGCGACAGTAGGCAAACACCCTGGCGCCGTCGTTGCGATCGAAATCAGGATGGAAATAGAAGAATGAGGTTTCGTTGCGGATCAGCGCCGGGTGTTCGGTGCGTAGTGCAATCAACTCGGCCACCTTGCGCCACAGGTTACGGCTGTTGGGAGAGGCATCAAGCCGCTCCCAATCCACCGGATCGGACATCTTCAAACGCCAGTTGGTATGGTCCAGGTCGTGCACGTCACCAAACTCGTCACCGGCCAGGAGCATGGGAATACCTACGGATGTCATTAAAAGAGAGAAGGCGCTGCGCAGGCGCTCCAGAGCCAGGCCATGGAGATAACGCTGTTGATCGTCTGCCTGACCATCGAGATGGTCGACCACCCAACGGATATCGTTTACCGTACCGCGAAAGCCCCGATCATCCAGCAGCGGCGCCAGGAGGTAGTTCATGATGCGCTTCTCCTCCTCCTGCTCCACATCATGGGAGGTCAGGTAGTTGACCGCCTGGGAGAGATCATAATAACCAGGCTCCGCCCGATGACTCCAGTCGTTCCAGGTCCGGCTGCCGGTGACCATCCAACGGATACGCTCCCGCCGGGACGGTTCGCCCCATTCGGTATGGAGATGACCGGAAAAGGCCCTCCGTAGCTCGTCGCGAAAGGCGAAATTCCACATCGAGTCGGTGACCTTACGGCCATTGGGATTCTCCGAGCGCCGATGTGTGATCACCGCCCGCCGCCAGGAATCCTCAGCGATGACAATAAACGGCCGGCCGGGAAAGGCCTGTTGATGGGCATGCCAGGCATGATCGCGAAACTGCTGGATGAACTCCCAGTGGTTGATGCCCTTGAACTCATCGATTCTGAAACCGTCGGCGTGATACTCGGTGATCAGGTACTCGGCCATGTGTAAATGAAAATCCCGTGCCGGGGTTCGGTCATTATCATCCGGCCAGTAGCGGAACAACCTGGCACCATAATCCTCACCCCGGTGCGAACGCTCCTCATCCTCGTTGGAGAGGAAATATCGGCCATAGTCGAGCTGCGCCAGGGGACAGTTGCGGGCGTGATTCATCACCACATCAAAGATCACCCGGATACCTCGCCGATGACAATGTTTAACGAAGAATTTGAGCTCCACCGGCAGCCCCATGTCGATGTCCGGGACGAAAAAGAAACGGGTGCCATAGCCCCAATTGAGGGTATCCGGCGAATCCTGCACCGGTAGCAGTTCAATGGCGTTGATACCCAGGGTCTTGAGCCGGTCGAGATGGGCGAACACCACCTTCTCGAAGGTGCCGAGCCCCACCTGGCGCGCCTTCTCCGGCGCGCTCTCCATCCAGCGCATCGGCATCTCGTAGATAACCAGTCGGTGGTTGTTGCGCAGCTCATTTCCATCAGTAAATTCATCATCCCAGGTAAACGGCTGTTGCCAGCGCCGGCCATCACGGATCTGAAACACCCCCCGGTAGCCGCCGAAGCGGGTAATATGAACGGCATAGGGATCGGCGATGGGGGTATCGGCTGCGCCATCCTTGATGAACTCGTACTCGTAGTCGCCATCCTCCAGACCCAGGGCATCGAGATTGATCTCGAACCAACCCGATTCGCCGGCTACAGCGGTCAGCGCTTCACGGCGCCAGCCTTGAGGATCGTAACGGTCGCGTTGCAGGATGTCGGCAAAGCGAATTTCGACATGACTGTCGGCAGTGGCGGGTATCCGCAGGTGAGAGGCTATTCCTGATCCTTGGTGGTGGTTATGGTTCGGCATGTTATCCCTTCATCCCAAATGCTGTTTATTAGGGCCTGTCAATACTAATCCGATAGGCTCTGCTGCATGAGAGTGTAGCCGCTTATCGATAGAATAAAAGCCCACAATCAACCAAGTTACGCAAACACCAAAGCAGCTTGTTTATCAATGTTCTGGGCCTCTCGTTCCCATGCATGAGCGTGGGAACGATATCGGGTAACGACGAGCACTGACGCGGTTAGTACAGATCATTCAACGTCGTTCTTAGCAGCTTGGTAAAACGTTGCGTGTCACGCGCCCCATCACTACGATAGGCCAGCACGCTTTCACCATCGAGCAGCTCAACCAGACGCTGCTCAGTCTTGACAGCATCCGCATTAGTAACAGGCAGTGCGGAGATTTTCTCAAGTGCATCGTACTGGCCGACAAGAATGGTTCTTTGACGATATTTTTCCCTTAGATTTTCCAACTCCCAGAGCAGACCCTCCCCCGGGCTGGAGACGTCGATCAAGATCACAGCAGAAACATCGGCGAACTGCCTGACAACCGCTTGCCATATGGCCGAGTTGACACGTACCACCACCAGGCGCGGTGCAAATATCTTTCTGCTCAACTTCAGCACGTTGTCTATCACTGGCTTGATCTGACTCGCATCACCTATCTTTTTGGATTGATTCTCTTCGGCCTTTTTATATGAGCTAAACGATCGCCACGAAAACAGCACCCCGGCACCCAGGAAAGCGACCAGCATCATAACCAGGCCGCCGACGATCAATCCCAAGATTATGGTCATCACGAAAAGACCGATTATTTGACCGATGAACTCTTTGACACCACCCCCACGATTGTTTGTCCGCAAGTCACCAACGATATCCCCTATGTAGTCTGTGAATCCGCCACCAAACAACCAGAGCAAACCTGTAACGACCGCAGCCAGTAAAATCCATCGCAAAAAACCGAGGATTCTTCCCTGGGTCTCATTACCGAGGACCGGCGCGACCTCACTGTCATCCAGAGTCACCAGGCGCCATCGCTGCCCCATGGCGGATGCCGCCGCAAAACTCAGTGCCTCGGTTGCCTCGTCATAGCCAAAACGGCGCAGAAAAAGCACCAGCCGCCTGCGACCCCGAATCAACCTGAGACCCAATGTCAGACCGACAACGGCAATCACCGTAGCAATGAGAAAGACAACAGCCTGATCCGATTCCATGTCGGGGAAATCAGCATTGTGCGACAGGATCGATACAATAACGGCAATGACAAACATGAGCGGCAGACTCGATGCCGCGAGACCTGCCACGAACAAAAGTGCTCCGAGCAGTTGGGTCAGTTTACGGCGGGTGTTGCGAAAAAAACCATGCTGCGCGGGAGTTGTGATGATATGGAATGACATAAAAGTCCATTTTCAGTTTTTTATCGATGAATTCGGTATTCCACAGAAAACCGGGTTTGAGTGCAATTCATCCTTATTTCGGCAATCCATTCCCAACATACCCCACATACCACCCCTAACCACTACCCAACTGATCAGACTCACCTTACATGCCTGATGTTACGGTGCGGCTGAAGAAAACCATGAATAAAACCGGGTCAGAGAGTAATGCGCCATCTCCCCCATGACCAGCACAAGGTGATACATAGAGTATCAACGACCGACATTGTTGGATTATTTCTCGTTACCACACTCCTATCCGGAACGAGACAAGATGGAGCAAAGTATCTCTATCTTTGGCTTCATGATGATTTGGTAAACTACAATATTGTTATAGTTGGTACGAATCTCAATAATCAAAAAGTTATATCAATACAGAATAAAATATCGAGGCAGTCATGAGCAGTTCATTCGGAGAGCAACTGATTCAGTTCGCCTATGCGGTGGATTACATAGACGCAACCAGTTTCAACCGCATACGACAACTGGTGGATAACTACACTCGGAACACCCTCAACATCACTGTAACCAGGTTCATGGTCACATCACGCATCGGCAATGAAATCGGGCTGATTCCACATAAGCACGCAACCATGGGGAAGTACAGTACCATGCCGGTTCGTGACTCGCGCGGACGCGTCGCCAGCCAGACGGCATTTGCCTTTCTCTACAACAAGCGACTCTGGATTGTCAGCGCCAATCCATCTGAGCCATTACTGCCAAAATGCCGCAGCTATCGTGATCTGTGGAGTAAATCCAAAGGCATTCCGAAGTACATCAAACCCACCAACGACCCGATCAAGACCTCCATCATCATCCCCCTTA
This sequence is a window from Candidatus Thiodiazotropha sp. LNASS1. Protein-coding genes within it:
- the mraZ gene encoding division/cell wall cluster transcriptional repressor MraZ, with amino-acid sequence MFRGISSLNLDAKGRLAIPTKYREQLVAACSAELVITVDKDHCLLIYPKPTWLEIEEKLRSLPSFDETARFLQRLYIGNAHEIDMDSQGRILLPQELRRFADLNKKVALVGQINKFELWDETAWNSRQEAQLAKVDINKLDLPEEFKSLSI
- the rsmH gene encoding 16S rRNA (cytosine(1402)-N(4))-methyltransferase RsmH, whose protein sequence is MKQAHDSVLLQPSIEALKIDPAGIYVDATFGRGGHSRQILHALGERGRLLAIDRDPDAVAFGRKTFGQDARFRIVQESFAMLAEVSEQAGLMGRVNGILLDLGVSSPQLDQAERGFSFTKDGPLDMRMDPDSGISAAEWLAQAEMKQIAEVLKAYGEERHAKRIARAIVETRTQNPITSTLQLAEIVSRANPAWEKSKHPATRSFQGIRIYINSELDALQRALQSVIDVLAIGGRLVVISFHSLEDRIVKRFMRDQAKGDRYPPGVPVTRDSMQPRLRLVGKAVRPDDDETAANPRARSAVLRVAERLS
- the ftsL gene encoding cell division protein FtsL, with protein sequence MSRTGHILFAILMAAVLASAIAVVYSKYLSRKHFVVLQELQAERERIGIEWGRLQLEESTLATHSEVEKRARDRLKMHLPQFDEVVVIRR
- a CDS encoding alpha-amylase family glycosyl hydrolase; translated protein: MPNHNHHQGSGIASHLRIPATADSHVEIRFADILQRDRYDPQGWRREALTAVAGESGWFEINLDALGLEDGDYEYEFIKDGAADTPIADPYAVHITRFGGYRGVFQIRDGRRWQQPFTWDDEFTDGNELRNNHRLVIYEMPMRWMESAPEKARQVGLGTFEKVVFAHLDRLKTLGINAIELLPVQDSPDTLNWGYGTRFFFVPDIDMGLPVELKFFVKHCHRRGIRVIFDVVMNHARNCPLAQLDYGRYFLSNEDEERSHRGEDYGARLFRYWPDDNDRTPARDFHLHMAEYLITEYHADGFRIDEFKGINHWEFIQQFRDHAWHAHQQAFPGRPFIVIAEDSWRRAVITHRRSENPNGRKVTDSMWNFAFRDELRRAFSGHLHTEWGEPSRRERIRWMVTGSRTWNDWSHRAEPGYYDLSQAVNYLTSHDVEQEEEKRIMNYLLAPLLDDRGFRGTVNDIRWVVDHLDGQADDQQRYLHGLALERLRSAFSLLMTSVGIPMLLAGDEFGDVHDLDHTNWRLKMSDPVDWERLDASPNSRNLWRKVAELIALRTEHPALIRNETSFFYFHPDFDRNDGARVFAYCRTRGATLGSAGQVVVIGNLGPQSYSRYNLPWHWMDLDIIEEIAPPQQHTLPERNDGGSVRVSLAPYQVRVFST